The following are encoded in a window of Solidesulfovibrio magneticus RS-1 genomic DNA:
- a CDS encoding lytic murein transglycosylase encodes MTKPAMGRYLAWLALAVGLGAAALALGGAVAASTVDPAFEALVSRLAADGLPEAKVRRLFSRAEMAFSPKAMSDKLTALYMRKYGLRLVADIQTRLAALGWYPGPADGKLDRMTRWSIKAYQAAEGLPQLGTATETLLAELSASPKHAPADLAFPQFPKAEVHDIVLTPERLAEAREFYQRNRAALARARERFGVPEEYMVALLAVETRVGRYLGDEVAVVNLASLVAGEDVSRLPRAFAYEKPAPDRLAWIKAKATEKGEWAYGELRALLRYADAQGIDPLSIPGSIYGAIGICQFMPSNALKYAVDGNGDGKADLFDPDDAVASLGNILRAMGWREPMSEEAMRKVFYGYNHSQVYVNTIMDAARRLRDASGSGTTKP; translated from the coding sequence ATGACGAAACCGGCGATGGGGCGATATCTCGCCTGGCTGGCCCTGGCCGTGGGCCTGGGAGCGGCGGCGCTGGCCCTTGGCGGGGCGGTGGCCGCCTCCACCGTGGACCCGGCCTTTGAGGCGCTGGTTTCCCGTCTGGCCGCCGATGGTCTGCCCGAGGCGAAAGTCCGCCGGCTGTTTTCCCGGGCCGAGATGGCCTTTTCTCCCAAGGCCATGTCCGACAAGCTGACGGCCCTGTACATGCGCAAGTACGGCCTGCGGCTTGTGGCCGACATCCAGACGCGCCTTGCCGCCCTGGGCTGGTATCCCGGGCCGGCCGACGGCAAGCTCGACCGCATGACCCGCTGGTCCATCAAGGCCTATCAGGCCGCCGAGGGCCTGCCCCAGCTCGGCACGGCCACGGAAACGCTCCTGGCCGAACTGAGCGCCTCGCCCAAGCACGCCCCGGCCGACCTGGCCTTCCCCCAGTTTCCCAAGGCCGAGGTCCACGACATCGTGCTCACGCCCGAGCGGCTGGCCGAGGCCCGGGAATTCTACCAGCGCAACCGGGCCGCCCTGGCCCGGGCCCGGGAGCGGTTCGGCGTGCCCGAAGAGTACATGGTGGCGCTGTTGGCCGTGGAGACGCGGGTGGGGCGCTATCTCGGCGACGAGGTGGCGGTGGTCAATCTGGCCAGCCTGGTTGCCGGCGAGGACGTCTCGCGCTTGCCCCGGGCTTTTGCCTACGAAAAGCCGGCCCCGGACCGCCTGGCCTGGATCAAGGCCAAGGCCACGGAGAAAGGCGAATGGGCCTACGGCGAGCTGCGGGCGCTGTTGCGCTACGCCGACGCCCAGGGCATTGATCCGCTGTCCATCCCCGGGTCCATCTACGGGGCCATCGGCATCTGCCAGTTCATGCCGTCCAATGCCCTCAAGTACGCCGTGGACGGCAACGGCGACGGCAAGGCTGATCTCTTTGATCCCGACGACGCCGTGGCCAGCCTGGGCAACATCCTGCGGGCCATGGGCTGGCGGGAACCCATGTCCGAGGAGGCCATGCGCAAGGTGTTTTACGGCTACAACCACAGCCAGGTTTACGTGAACACGATCATGGACGCGGCAAGACGTTTGCGTGACGCGTCCGGCTCTGGTACGACCAAACCATAA
- a CDS encoding polysaccharide deacetylase family protein: MRAKALCCAVFAVIGLFLDALPARAATILVYHSFGVRSSMSISLPAFEAQLDFLEKNGNKVIGVDELVATIAAGKNPPDGAVVIAIDDGWATVMAAFEVLKRRNLPFVVFLPMAYTANPYCKVTLSQADIDKLRAYPKVVFADHSFSHSPKLAKSEEFAREDVRKSRERFRQVLGFDTKYFAYPYGAVSESYTRALREAGYEYLFVTGDSPVSATTKVTAIPRIAANRLSVNVLASVLRNHAVLMAKAKATPAPAAAAPAPGPDPTLASAAPADPSPRAVE, from the coding sequence ATGCGCGCCAAAGCCTTGTGCTGCGCCGTTTTTGCGGTCATCGGCCTTTTTCTCGACGCCTTGCCGGCCCGGGCCGCCACCATTCTCGTCTACCACAGTTTCGGCGTGCGCTCCTCCATGTCCATCTCGCTGCCGGCCTTTGAGGCCCAGCTGGATTTCCTGGAAAAAAACGGCAACAAGGTCATCGGCGTCGATGAACTGGTCGCCACCATCGCGGCCGGGAAAAATCCCCCGGACGGCGCGGTGGTCATCGCCATTGACGACGGCTGGGCCACGGTCATGGCCGCCTTCGAGGTCTTAAAGCGCCGCAATCTGCCCTTTGTCGTGTTTCTGCCCATGGCCTACACGGCCAATCCGTATTGCAAGGTCACGCTGTCCCAGGCGGACATCGACAAGTTACGGGCCTATCCCAAGGTCGTTTTCGCCGACCACTCGTTTAGCCATTCGCCCAAGCTGGCCAAGAGCGAGGAGTTCGCCCGCGAGGACGTGCGCAAAAGCCGCGAGCGGTTCCGCCAGGTGTTGGGTTTTGACACCAAGTATTTCGCCTATCCGTACGGCGCGGTCAGCGAATCCTACACCCGGGCCCTGCGCGAGGCCGGCTACGAATATCTGTTCGTCACCGGCGACAGTCCGGTTTCGGCCACCACCAAGGTCACGGCCATTCCGCGCATCGCCGCCAACAGGCTTTCGGTCAATGTGTTGGCTTCGGTGCTGCGCAACCATGCCGTGCTGATGGCCAAGGCCAAGGCGACCCCGGCTCCGGCCGCCGCCGCGCCTGCTCCCGGCCCCGACCCCACCCTGGCCAGCGCCGCCCCGGCCGACCCCAGTCCACGAGCCGTGGAGTAG
- a CDS encoding IS110 family transposase — MAADCFIGIDVSKETLDVHTLPDGNDFQFVNDPDGIKAICRKFSKFRPKLIIIEATGGLQIPVATALSLKKFPVVVINPRQARDFARAKGRLAKTDKIDAEILALFGKQMEPEVRPLKDEQAQEMSSLMSRRNQLIRMLVMEKNRFTRAYGSVRADIEKNIDWLEERLSEIDTHLGTVVRASPIWRERDNLLRSVPGVGDVLSRSLLSNLPELGTLNRREIAALVGVAPLNCDSGKRRGKRRVWGGRSDVRSVLYMAVLSAKKYNPVIRDFYNRLKEAGKPHKVAAVASMRKLITILNAMVRSGQPWGQYAHAA, encoded by the coding sequence ATGGCTGCTGACTGTTTCATCGGAATTGATGTCTCTAAGGAAACTCTTGATGTCCACACGCTTCCTGACGGAAATGACTTTCAATTTGTTAACGACCCCGATGGTATAAAAGCTATCTGCAGGAAATTTTCAAAATTTCGTCCAAAGCTTATTATCATCGAGGCGACTGGCGGCCTTCAAATTCCTGTTGCCACGGCATTGAGTCTCAAGAAATTCCCCGTTGTAGTCATCAATCCCCGCCAGGCTCGGGATTTTGCGCGAGCTAAAGGACGGCTGGCTAAAACAGACAAGATTGACGCTGAGATTCTTGCTCTTTTTGGCAAGCAGATGGAGCCTGAAGTACGCCCTCTGAAGGACGAGCAAGCGCAAGAAATGAGTTCGCTAATGTCCAGGCGCAACCAACTCATTCGAATGCTTGTCATGGAAAAAAATCGTTTTACTCGTGCTTATGGCTCGGTAAGAGCAGATATAGAGAAGAATATTGACTGGCTTGAGGAACGATTGTCTGAGATCGACACGCATCTTGGCACAGTAGTACGAGCGAGTCCGATTTGGCGTGAGCGAGACAATTTGCTCCGGAGCGTCCCTGGAGTCGGAGATGTCCTATCAAGGTCGCTCCTTTCCAATCTGCCTGAGCTTGGAACGTTGAATCGTCGGGAGATCGCTGCTCTTGTTGGGGTTGCCCCTTTGAATTGTGACAGCGGAAAGCGTCGAGGAAAACGTCGTGTATGGGGAGGTCGAAGTGATGTTCGATCTGTATTATATATGGCTGTCTTGTCAGCTAAAAAATACAATCCCGTCATACGTGATTTTTACAATCGCCTCAAGGAAGCCGGCAAACCACATAAAGTCGCCGCAGTTGCTTCGATGCGAAAGTTGATAACGATTTTGAATGCAATGGTGCGATCCGGGCAACCGTGGGGACAGTACGCACACGCGGCGTAG
- a CDS encoding ParA family protein produces the protein MEAAMLAICPFCRARHEIAEAEATSGTTCSHCHRRFAVRRKEPALTGADVGTSLLRIERPHGLFERPGVVERRLTAVPRPAPAPQPAQAASLAALAQPSTDLPDNRPFQTAQPARAAVLAAVPAVAPAPQASDDEAAFPILAEPDAAAEEAAAAALSAIKSQLAAEPAPLTLPEPGTGRARRIGVMLSKGGVGKTTTAVNLAAGLAALGKRTLLIDADTQGQCAYALGVTPGKGLAEYVDGSVSAEDALTPVRDNLWLLAGGKGLAGLKRLISRKDFGGERTLDDALSGLDDRFDVIVVDSAPGWDALTVNVLFYVRELLVPVALEAMSLQGFSEFLRSFAAVSRYRPQLALRYVVPTFLDKRVRGPAALAEELAALYPDRICPAVRYNAKLSEAPAEGRTIFEYAPRSPGAKDYQTLAERVAADG, from the coding sequence ATGGAGGCCGCCATGCTCGCCATCTGCCCGTTTTGCCGCGCCAGACACGAAATCGCCGAAGCCGAGGCGACCTCCGGCACGACCTGCTCCCACTGCCACCGCCGCTTTGCCGTGCGCCGCAAGGAACCGGCCCTGACCGGGGCTGACGTCGGGACATCGCTTTTACGCATCGAGCGCCCCCATGGCTTGTTCGAGCGTCCGGGGGTGGTGGAACGCCGGCTGACCGCCGTGCCCCGGCCGGCCCCCGCGCCCCAGCCCGCCCAGGCCGCATCCCTGGCGGCCCTGGCCCAGCCGTCCACCGACCTGCCGGACAACCGGCCGTTCCAGACGGCCCAGCCCGCTCGGGCCGCCGTCCTGGCCGCCGTGCCCGCCGTCGCCCCGGCCCCCCAGGCCTCCGACGACGAAGCCGCTTTTCCCATCCTGGCCGAACCCGACGCCGCCGCCGAGGAAGCCGCCGCCGCCGCGCTCTCGGCCATCAAAAGCCAACTGGCCGCCGAACCCGCGCCCTTGACACTGCCCGAACCGGGGACCGGCCGCGCCCGGCGCATCGGCGTCATGCTTAGCAAGGGCGGCGTGGGCAAGACCACCACCGCCGTCAATCTGGCCGCCGGCCTGGCAGCCCTTGGCAAACGCACGCTCCTCATCGACGCCGACACCCAAGGCCAGTGCGCCTACGCCCTGGGCGTCACGCCCGGCAAGGGACTGGCCGAATACGTGGACGGCTCGGTGAGCGCCGAGGACGCCCTGACGCCGGTGCGCGACAACCTCTGGCTGCTGGCCGGCGGCAAGGGCCTGGCCGGCCTCAAACGGCTTATCAGCCGCAAGGATTTCGGCGGCGAGCGCACCCTGGACGACGCCCTGTCCGGCCTTGACGACCGCTTCGACGTCATCGTGGTGGACAGCGCCCCGGGCTGGGACGCGCTCACCGTCAACGTGCTCTTCTACGTGCGCGAGCTGCTCGTGCCCGTGGCCCTGGAAGCCATGTCGCTGCAAGGATTTTCGGAATTTCTGCGCAGCTTCGCCGCCGTGTCGCGCTACCGGCCGCAGCTGGCCCTGCGCTACGTCGTGCCGACCTTCCTCGACAAGCGCGTGCGCGGACCGGCCGCCCTGGCCGAGGAACTGGCCGCCCTCTACCCCGACCGGATCTGCCCGGCCGTGCGCTACAACGCCAAGCTGTCCGAAGCGCCGGCCGAAGGCCGCACCATCTTCGAATACGCCCCGCGCTCGCCCGGCGCCAAGGACTACCAGACCCTGGCCGAACGCGTCGCGGCTGATGGGTGA
- a CDS encoding MATE family efflux transporter, translating into MQRWHGPGGIAHVLRIGLPLLAGMGSITAMHLTDRIFLGWYSQDALAASLPAGATFFLLTSFFLGTAGYAGVLVAQHVGAGQTDKVGRVVWQGVWFALASFAPLILLALAAGPIFAAMGHPAEVRSLEETYYRVLMLGAGFMVLEAALAAFFSGRGLTRVVMCVNIGGAILNIPLNYLLIFGNWGLPSLGVAGSALATVTAWAAMAGAYGLLIFTRRNDGLYGVFRGRAFDRPLFARLVRLGMPGGAQVFLDVFAATVFIALAGRIGKAELTATSIVLSANTPAFLPLIGLSQGLAVIVGQSMGAGKPAEAVRAAGSAVRIMAIYMVIMAAVFLGFPDQLALIFSPNEADASFGAALAYCRPLFAWVVVLGFCDVVIHAAFGVLRGAGDTRYLMVAAALVSAFALVAPAWLAVTAFSFGVVGLWGVFAFYAAVMAVVLWLRCRGGAWQTLRLVRPAGDGH; encoded by the coding sequence ATGCAACGCTGGCATGGCCCGGGCGGCATCGCCCACGTTTTGCGCATCGGTTTGCCCCTTCTGGCCGGCATGGGTTCCATCACGGCCATGCACCTGACCGATCGCATCTTCCTTGGCTGGTATTCCCAGGACGCCCTGGCCGCCTCGCTGCCGGCCGGCGCCACCTTTTTTCTGCTCACCTCTTTTTTCCTGGGCACGGCCGGCTACGCCGGAGTGCTGGTGGCCCAGCACGTCGGGGCCGGCCAGACCGACAAGGTCGGCCGGGTGGTCTGGCAGGGCGTGTGGTTCGCCTTGGCGTCGTTTGCGCCGCTGATCCTGCTGGCCCTGGCCGCCGGGCCGATTTTCGCCGCCATGGGCCATCCGGCCGAGGTGCGCTCTCTGGAGGAGACCTATTACCGCGTGCTCATGCTCGGGGCCGGCTTCATGGTGCTGGAAGCCGCCCTGGCCGCCTTTTTCAGCGGCCGGGGGCTGACCCGGGTGGTCATGTGCGTCAACATCGGCGGGGCCATCCTCAACATCCCGCTCAACTACCTGCTCATTTTCGGCAACTGGGGCCTGCCGTCCCTGGGCGTGGCCGGCTCGGCCCTGGCCACGGTCACGGCCTGGGCGGCCATGGCCGGCGCGTACGGCCTGCTCATCTTCACCCGCCGCAACGACGGCCTGTACGGCGTGTTTCGGGGCCGGGCCTTTGACCGGCCGCTTTTTGCCCGTCTGGTGCGCCTGGGCATGCCGGGCGGGGCGCAGGTGTTTCTGGACGTGTTCGCGGCCACGGTGTTCATTGCCCTGGCCGGGCGCATCGGCAAGGCGGAGCTGACGGCCACGAGCATCGTGCTGTCGGCCAACACCCCGGCCTTTTTGCCGCTCATCGGCCTGTCCCAGGGCCTGGCCGTCATCGTGGGCCAATCCATGGGCGCGGGGAAACCGGCCGAGGCCGTGCGGGCCGCCGGCAGCGCTGTGCGGATCATGGCCATCTACATGGTCATCATGGCCGCCGTGTTCCTGGGCTTCCCGGACCAGCTGGCCCTGATATTTAGCCCCAACGAAGCCGACGCCTCCTTTGGCGCGGCCCTGGCCTATTGCCGGCCGCTTTTCGCCTGGGTTGTCGTGCTGGGGTTTTGCGACGTGGTCATCCACGCCGCCTTTGGCGTGCTGCGCGGGGCCGGCGACACCCGCTATCTCATGGTGGCCGCCGCCCTGGTGTCGGCCTTTGCACTGGTGGCCCCGGCCTGGCTGGCGGTAACGGCCTTTTCCTTCGGCGTGGTGGGCCTTTGGGGCGTGTTCGCCTTTTACGCGGCGGTCATGGCCGTGGTCTTGTGGTTGCGTTGCCGGGGCGGGGCGTGGCAAACCTTGCGGCTGGTCCGGCCGGCCGGGGATGGCCATTAA
- a CDS encoding ubiquinone/menaquinone biosynthesis methyltransferase, with protein MRDTAVKRMFEDIAFSYDMQNSALSLGIDIWWRRCFVSMIEPRQGTVLDAATGTGEVALAIRRRRPGLTVIGLDFSPAMLDVARAKAAKAQVAGYHLGVADCRDVPLTDACVDAVTMAFGIRNIAERVAVMREFHRVLRPGGQLHVMEFGMPRFELGKALYRFYFDRILPPVGNFLSRTDYAYSYLVESVDAFPADNDFLAQMGEAGFAERRVTDLTGGLARVFSGRKL; from the coding sequence ATGCGCGACACCGCCGTCAAGCGGATGTTCGAGGACATCGCCTTTTCCTACGATATGCAAAACAGCGCCCTGTCCCTGGGCATCGACATCTGGTGGCGACGGTGCTTCGTGTCCATGATCGAGCCGCGCCAGGGGACCGTCCTCGACGCGGCCACCGGCACCGGCGAGGTGGCCCTGGCCATCCGCCGCCGCCGGCCGGGCCTGACGGTCATCGGCCTGGATTTCTCCCCGGCCATGCTGGACGTGGCCCGGGCCAAGGCGGCCAAGGCCCAGGTCGCAGGCTACCACCTGGGCGTTGCCGACTGCCGCGACGTGCCGCTCACCGACGCCTGCGTCGACGCCGTGACCATGGCTTTCGGCATCCGCAACATCGCCGAGCGGGTGGCGGTCATGCGCGAGTTCCACCGGGTGCTGCGCCCGGGCGGACAGCTGCACGTCATGGAGTTCGGGATGCCGCGTTTCGAGCTCGGCAAGGCGCTCTACCGCTTCTATTTCGACCGCATCCTGCCGCCGGTGGGCAATTTCCTGTCCCGCACCGACTACGCCTACAGCTATCTGGTCGAGTCCGTGGACGCCTTCCCGGCGGACAACGACTTCCTGGCCCAGATGGGCGAGGCCGGGTTTGCCGAAAGGCGCGTAACGGACCTCACCGGCGGTCTGGCCCGGGTGTTCAGCGGACGCAAGCTCTAG
- a CDS encoding class I SAM-dependent methyltransferase — MEVNWPERFYCRSFVRKIAQWREVGFFRATHPIPPGAKVLEIGCGDGGGAAIFARRFAPSLYHGLDVDPAMVKVAAGRRKGPDWDKRLFVLGDAEKLPYADGAFDAVVNFGIIHHLPDWRRGLAEVARVLRPGGAFYFEEIYPPLYANPLFRVMLAHPREDRFHGPEFRAVMAREGLTLLPGYHESCLFILGVAIKTGRP, encoded by the coding sequence ATGGAAGTCAACTGGCCCGAGCGTTTCTACTGTCGCAGTTTTGTCCGCAAGATCGCCCAATGGCGCGAGGTGGGCTTTTTTCGCGCCACCCATCCGATCCCGCCTGGGGCCAAGGTCCTGGAGATCGGCTGCGGCGATGGCGGCGGTGCGGCCATCTTCGCCAGACGCTTCGCCCCGTCCCTGTACCACGGCCTGGACGTGGATCCGGCCATGGTCAAGGTGGCGGCCGGCCGGCGCAAGGGGCCGGACTGGGACAAGCGGCTGTTTGTCCTGGGCGACGCCGAAAAGCTGCCCTACGCCGACGGGGCCTTTGACGCGGTGGTCAATTTCGGCATCATCCACCACCTGCCCGACTGGCGGCGGGGGCTGGCCGAGGTGGCCCGGGTGCTGCGGCCGGGCGGGGCGTTCTATTTCGAGGAAATCTATCCGCCGCTCTACGCCAATCCGCTGTTCCGGGTCATGCTGGCCCATCCCCGGGAAGACCGGTTCCACGGCCCGGAATTTCGCGCCGTCATGGCCCGGGAAGGCCTGACCCTGTTGCCGGGCTACCATGAGTCGTGTCTGTTCATTCTGGGCGTGGCCATAAAGACCGGCCGGCCCTGA
- a CDS encoding cytochrome ubiquinol oxidase subunit I, with translation MDFLADALLLSRVQFALTTAFHILFPPLTIGLAVYLVVLEGLWLRTRDLAYYRQFRFWSGLFAVNFAVGVVSGIPLEFQFGTNWGPFSATVGNFFGQVLGFEGTMAFMLESAFLYIMLFGWKRVGPRMHFFATIMVCFAASLSAFWILVANSWMQTPSGGHIANGVFVVTDYLAAIFSPDLPLAFSHMYLACLELTAFVVGAVSGVYVLWGRHTAFFLRSFKFAALAAVVLAPLQALVGDLNGQEIGRIQPAKVAAIESHWDTNKPGTGAAWHVIAWPDPEAERNVFAISIPDVLSLLITHDPTGIVPGLKDFPKQDRPPIVLPFYSFRLMVGVGTAMIAVMAWTILLWRGGRLTVERAGQNRLLFLSWALMAPGAYVAVIMGWVTREVGRQPWLAYGLIRTENGHSALSAGEVGLSLAGFCVAYTLLFGLFIHFMGKRLRRGPDLDELPPPAHRPKPAVG, from the coding sequence ATGGATTTTCTCGCCGATGCGCTGTTGCTTTCGCGGGTGCAGTTCGCCCTGACCACGGCCTTCCATATCCTGTTCCCACCGCTCACCATCGGTCTGGCCGTCTATCTCGTCGTGCTGGAAGGCCTGTGGCTGCGGACCCGCGATCTGGCCTATTACCGCCAGTTCCGGTTCTGGTCCGGGCTTTTTGCCGTCAATTTTGCCGTGGGCGTGGTCTCGGGCATCCCGCTGGAATTCCAGTTCGGCACCAACTGGGGGCCGTTTTCCGCCACGGTCGGCAACTTCTTCGGCCAGGTGCTGGGGTTTGAAGGCACCATGGCCTTCATGCTGGAATCGGCCTTCCTCTACATCATGCTTTTCGGCTGGAAGCGCGTCGGCCCCAGGATGCACTTTTTCGCCACCATCATGGTCTGCTTCGCCGCCTCGCTGTCGGCCTTCTGGATTCTGGTGGCCAACTCCTGGATGCAGACCCCGTCCGGGGGCCATATCGCAAATGGCGTGTTCGTGGTCACCGATTACCTGGCCGCCATCTTCTCTCCGGACCTGCCCCTGGCCTTTTCCCACATGTATCTGGCCTGCCTGGAGCTGACGGCTTTTGTCGTGGGCGCAGTCTCGGGCGTCTACGTCCTTTGGGGCCGCCATACCGCCTTTTTCCTGCGGTCGTTCAAGTTCGCGGCTCTGGCCGCCGTGGTGCTCGCGCCGCTGCAAGCCCTGGTCGGGGACTTAAACGGCCAGGAGATCGGCCGCATCCAGCCGGCCAAGGTGGCGGCCATCGAATCCCACTGGGACACCAACAAACCCGGGACCGGCGCGGCCTGGCACGTCATCGCCTGGCCCGATCCCGAGGCCGAACGCAACGTGTTCGCCATTTCCATTCCCGATGTCCTAAGCCTGCTCATCACCCACGACCCCACCGGCATTGTGCCCGGGCTCAAGGATTTTCCCAAGCAGGACCGGCCGCCCATCGTGCTGCCGTTTTACTCCTTCCGGCTGATGGTGGGCGTGGGCACGGCCATGATCGCGGTCATGGCCTGGACGATCCTCTTGTGGCGCGGGGGCCGGCTCACCGTGGAACGGGCCGGGCAAAACCGGCTGCTCTTCCTGTCATGGGCGCTTATGGCCCCTGGGGCCTACGTGGCCGTGATCATGGGCTGGGTCACCCGGGAGGTCGGCCGCCAGCCCTGGCTGGCCTATGGACTCATCCGCACCGAAAACGGCCATTCGGCCTTGTCGGCCGGCGAGGTCGGGCTCTCCTTGGCCGGATTTTGCGTCGCCTACACCCTGCTCTTCGGGCTTTTCATCCATTTCATGGGCAAACGCCTGCGCCGGGGACCGGACTTGGACGAGCTGCCGCCCCCGGCCCACCGGCCGAAGCCGGCTGTTGGCTAA
- the cydB gene encoding cytochrome d ubiquinol oxidase subunit II, with protein MTLADVWYWILALLLWLYVFTDGFDLGVGILCLVEQNEPRRSVMIETVEGVWHANQTWLVMLGGVLFGAFPLVYGTVLAALYLPAGFLLFALMTRGMGIEYRPETDDPRFWSQVFGWGSVAVTVAHGLLLGAILQGMPFDGLRYLGGPLDWLAPFPILVAVTLLCLYPMFAAAWLVLKTEGELQDAARLWGIRFGSAAVACLVLLVGYIALDGSLGHLVGRPGQGGLSPLFVLLLVVAVLNAALYFRALGKGWEHRPLMYCAAMLAFVFLAFGLNLFPLIVPPAVTAASAAAPDDMLRVMLYVIGGLMPVVLFYNAYQYRVFRGKAVPGEEA; from the coding sequence GTGACCCTCGCCGACGTCTGGTACTGGATACTGGCCTTGCTCCTGTGGCTCTACGTCTTCACCGACGGCTTCGACCTCGGGGTCGGCATCCTGTGTCTGGTGGAGCAAAACGAACCGCGCCGCAGCGTCATGATCGAAACCGTGGAAGGGGTGTGGCACGCCAACCAGACCTGGCTGGTCATGCTCGGGGGCGTGCTTTTCGGCGCGTTTCCCCTGGTCTACGGCACGGTGCTGGCCGCGCTCTATCTGCCGGCCGGGTTTCTGCTTTTTGCGCTCATGACCCGGGGCATGGGCATCGAGTACCGCCCGGAAACCGACGATCCCCGGTTCTGGAGCCAGGTCTTCGGCTGGGGCAGCGTGGCCGTCACCGTGGCCCACGGCCTGCTCCTGGGGGCCATCCTCCAGGGCATGCCCTTTGACGGCCTGCGCTACCTGGGCGGCCCCCTGGACTGGCTGGCCCCGTTCCCCATCCTGGTGGCTGTGACGCTGCTTTGCCTCTATCCCATGTTCGCCGCCGCCTGGCTGGTGCTCAAGACCGAGGGCGAGCTTCAGGACGCGGCCCGGTTGTGGGGTATCCGTTTCGGCTCGGCCGCCGTGGCCTGCCTGGTCTTGCTTGTCGGCTACATTGCCCTGGACGGCTCTCTGGGCCATCTGGTCGGCCGGCCGGGGCAGGGCGGGCTGTCGCCGCTTTTCGTGCTGCTGCTGGTCGTGGCCGTGCTCAACGCGGCGCTGTATTTCCGGGCCCTGGGCAAGGGCTGGGAGCATCGCCCGCTCATGTACTGCGCCGCCATGCTGGCCTTTGTCTTTTTGGCCTTTGGCCTGAACCTGTTCCCGCTTATCGTGCCGCCGGCCGTCACCGCCGCCTCGGCCGCCGCGCCCGACGACATGCTGCGGGTCATGCTCTATGTCATTGGCGGGCTCATGCCCGTGGTCCTTTTCTACAACGCCTACCAATACCGGGTTTTTCGCGGCAAGGCCGTGCCCGGGGAAGAGGCCTAG
- a CDS encoding UbiA family prenyltransferase, whose amino-acid sequence MNAPVCPAPEHRGLALTVYLALSRTPHGLLDLAGPFCAALLCRGGLPPVSVVILGIVTVFAGYTAVYALNDIVDYRSDKLQLEGSGEDERVNYLDAAFIRHPLARGCLSLPGAVVWFVCWAVVAFAGAYALNPVCAVLLIVGCLLETAYCLLLTVTHLRALINGVVKSLGPLAAAYAVVPEPSPWFLAGLCAWVFAWEIGGQNIPADWHDARRDAIFGARTVPVVLGGRRASRLAVVMLGISLIVSAPLLALSPLAVSAPLVLAAVLGGAWLMLPPAVSLAASLDDAQAASLFNRASAYPALVLAMLVLHLLTR is encoded by the coding sequence TTGAACGCCCCTGTCTGCCCCGCCCCCGAGCACCGGGGGCTGGCCCTTACCGTCTATCTGGCCCTGTCGCGCACGCCCCACGGCCTGCTCGACCTGGCCGGCCCGTTTTGCGCCGCCCTGCTGTGCCGGGGCGGGCTGCCGCCCGTCTCCGTGGTCATCCTGGGCATCGTCACGGTCTTTGCCGGCTACACCGCCGTCTATGCCCTAAACGACATCGTGGACTACCGCTCCGACAAGCTCCAGCTCGAAGGCAGCGGCGAGGACGAGCGCGTCAACTACCTCGACGCGGCCTTTATCCGCCATCCCCTGGCCCGGGGCTGCCTGTCCCTGCCCGGGGCCGTTGTCTGGTTCGTCTGCTGGGCCGTGGTCGCCTTTGCCGGGGCCTATGCCCTCAATCCGGTCTGTGCCGTCCTTTTGATCGTCGGCTGCCTGCTCGAAACCGCCTATTGCCTGCTTTTGACCGTCACCCACCTGCGGGCGCTTATTAACGGCGTGGTCAAGTCCCTTGGCCCCCTGGCCGCCGCCTACGCCGTGGTCCCGGAGCCGTCGCCCTGGTTCCTGGCCGGCCTGTGCGCCTGGGTGTTTGCCTGGGAGATCGGCGGCCAGAACATCCCGGCCGACTGGCACGACGCCCGGCGCGACGCCATCTTTGGCGCGCGCACCGTGCCCGTGGTCCTGGGCGGCCGCCGGGCCAGCCGGCTGGCCGTGGTCATGCTCGGGATCAGCCTGATTGTTTCCGCGCCGCTTCTGGCCCTTTCCCCCCTGGCCGTGTCCGCGCCGCTAGTGCTGGCCGCCGTCCTGGGCGGGGCCTGGCTCATGCTGCCGCCGGCCGTCTCCCTGGCCGCCAGCCTCGACGACGCCCAGGCAGCATCGCTTTTCAACCGGGCCAGCGCCTACCCCGCCCTGGTCCTGGCCATGCTGGTGCTCCATCTGCTGACGCGCTGA